A region from the Azospirillum fermentarium genome encodes:
- a CDS encoding tyrosine-type recombinase/integrase, whose product MMSIKPLFLMNVGIGSCVSPQPLLSRKINGLSQRLDPFFIACQPYTVVTHFSRLEAAMVSHSIRGEKVQVYRRENSRFWQCSTFLNGKNYRKSTKEESLAKAKEVAEDWYLELRGKARLGLIKTEKTFREASAQFLREYEVITEGQRSKKWAEGHAIRVRLHLDPFFGDMGLSEITAGTVQEYRMHRIVTAKAGKPGKNGEPAKPGKAPSRSTLHDEVVTLRQVLKTAIRHKWLDHLPDLSPPYKTQGKITHRPWFSPEEYKQLYEAARAYAKEPFHEHYKWNAEQVYDFILFMANTGLRPDEAFNLQHRDVAIVEDDATGEEILEIEVRGKRGVGHCKSMPGAVRVYRRLLARPKPVRGESRREGQRRRKEGGEAPPPPVPALPKPTDLLFPGNHIRLFNNLLDRTSLKFDRDGKPRTAYSLRHTYICMRLMEGADIYQVAKNCRTSVEMIEKHYAIHLKNTLDASAINVLKTKMKLKRKKKPERNGDDPEP is encoded by the coding sequence ATGATGTCCATCAAACCGCTATTTCTAATGAATGTCGGTATCGGTAGTTGCGTGTCCCCGCAACCACTTCTTTCTAGGAAAATCAACGGGTTAAGCCAACGGCTTGACCCGTTTTTTATTGCCTGTCAGCCTTACACAGTCGTTACACACTTTTCGCGACTGGAGGCCGCCATGGTCAGCCACTCAATAAGAGGAGAAAAGGTTCAGGTCTACCGGCGCGAAAACAGCCGGTTTTGGCAGTGCTCGACCTTTCTCAATGGGAAAAACTATCGGAAAAGCACCAAGGAGGAGAGCCTTGCCAAGGCCAAGGAGGTGGCCGAGGACTGGTATCTCGAATTGCGCGGCAAAGCTCGGCTTGGTCTCATCAAGACAGAGAAAACCTTCCGGGAGGCATCCGCTCAATTCCTCCGGGAATACGAGGTCATAACCGAGGGCCAACGCAGCAAGAAGTGGGCGGAGGGCCATGCCATCCGCGTGCGCCTTCATCTCGATCCCTTCTTCGGCGATATGGGCCTGTCCGAGATCACGGCGGGCACGGTGCAGGAATATCGCATGCACCGGATCGTGACCGCCAAGGCTGGAAAGCCTGGGAAGAATGGGGAACCTGCCAAGCCCGGCAAAGCCCCGTCGCGCAGCACGCTCCATGATGAGGTCGTGACTCTCCGCCAAGTCTTGAAAACCGCCATCCGTCATAAATGGCTGGATCATCTCCCCGACCTTTCCCCGCCATACAAGACGCAAGGCAAGATTACGCACCGGCCATGGTTCAGCCCGGAGGAATATAAGCAGCTTTACGAGGCTGCACGGGCCTATGCGAAGGAGCCGTTCCACGAACACTATAAGTGGAACGCCGAGCAGGTCTACGATTTCATCCTGTTCATGGCGAATACGGGCCTGCGCCCGGACGAGGCTTTCAATCTTCAGCACCGCGACGTGGCGATTGTGGAAGACGATGCGACCGGCGAGGAAATCCTTGAGATCGAGGTGCGCGGCAAGCGCGGCGTCGGCCACTGCAAGAGCATGCCCGGCGCGGTGCGGGTCTACCGCCGTCTGCTGGCGCGGCCCAAGCCGGTGCGGGGAGAATCGCGCCGGGAAGGGCAGCGCCGCCGGAAGGAAGGGGGCGAGGCCCCGCCGCCGCCGGTGCCGGCGTTGCCGAAGCCGACCGACCTCCTGTTTCCCGGCAACCATATCAGGCTCTTCAACAATCTTCTCGACCGGACGAGCCTCAAATTCGACCGTGACGGCAAGCCGCGTACGGCCTACAGCCTCCGTCACACCTATATCTGCATGCGCCTCATGGAAGGGGCGGATATCTACCAAGTTGCGAAAAACTGCCGCACCAGCGTTGAAATGATCGAAAAACACTATGCGATCCATTTGAAGAACACGCTCGATGCCTCGGCGATCAATGTTCTCAAGACTAAGATGAAACTCAAACGGAAGAAGAAACCTGAAAGAAATGGTGACGATCCGGAGCCGTGA
- the trbG gene encoding P-type conjugative transfer protein TrbG, which produces MTRNMVRDSGLPVFRKPALAALLLSATMLAGCATNRTPQFSYDADVPALPVVPAAVTDDRPRPLHTPPAWTVARGGTVAATPTGRVENANAAARVEPRREGYYNAIQIYPWSEGALFQVYAAPGQITTIALEPGESLTGAGPIAAGDTARWIIGDTESGSGTSRRVHILVKPTREDISTNLVISTDRRVYLIELRARAALYMPAVAWAYPALPAGQRVTVPAAPIIPVETARNYRYGLTGDTPPWRPISVFDDGRRVYVVFPRGIVQGEMPPIFVIGSEGETQIVNSRIHQNILIVDRLFGAAELRLGSGDRQQTVRIVRVEQRQAAQPAKTGENPS; this is translated from the coding sequence ATGACCCGCAATATGGTCCGTGATTCCGGCTTGCCGGTTTTCCGTAAACCCGCTTTGGCGGCTTTGTTGCTGTCAGCGACCATGCTGGCCGGTTGCGCCACCAACCGCACCCCGCAGTTCAGCTATGATGCCGATGTACCCGCGTTGCCCGTGGTGCCGGCAGCCGTTACCGATGACCGCCCCCGGCCTTTGCACACGCCGCCGGCATGGACTGTGGCGCGCGGCGGGACCGTTGCAGCGACACCGACTGGCCGCGTCGAGAACGCCAATGCCGCCGCCCGTGTCGAACCACGGCGTGAGGGCTACTACAACGCCATCCAGATCTACCCCTGGTCGGAAGGGGCGCTGTTTCAGGTCTATGCCGCACCGGGGCAGATCACGACAATCGCGCTTGAACCCGGCGAAAGCCTGACCGGCGCGGGACCGATTGCAGCAGGCGACACCGCCCGATGGATCATTGGCGATACAGAAAGTGGATCGGGTACAAGCCGCCGCGTCCATATCCTCGTCAAACCGACCCGTGAGGATATTTCCACCAATCTTGTCATCAGCACGGATCGCCGCGTCTATCTCATTGAGCTTCGCGCCCGCGCGGCGCTCTATATGCCCGCTGTGGCCTGGGCCTATCCCGCGCTACCTGCCGGTCAGCGCGTGACCGTTCCGGCAGCCCCCATCATCCCTGTCGAGACGGCCCGCAACTATCGCTACGGACTGACTGGAGACACGCCACCGTGGCGCCCCATCTCCGTCTTCGACGACGGCCGCCGTGTCTATGTCGTCTTCCCGCGCGGCATTGTGCAGGGCGAGATGCCGCCGATCTTCGTCATAGGCTCCGAGGGCGAAACGCAGATCGTCAACAGCCGCATTCACCAGAACATCCTGATCGTGGATCGCCTGTTCGGTGCTGCCGAACTGCGCCTTGGCAGCGGTGATCGCCAGCAAACCGTCAGGATCGTCCGCGTTGAACAAAGGCAGGCAGCCCAGCCCGCAAAAACCGGGGAGAATCCGTCATGA
- a CDS encoding AAA family ATPase, producing MDQQKTDLSNEAAALADILKWSVDLPGWQRDALRRLCGQTKLEPADVTALVAVCKGGTPAAPLDATHIRDPAASHAVVNLGSLHGLSNVNALAPGERLSFGKTGLTVIYGDNGAGKSGYARVLKQLCRARSPKGDAILPNIYAGAGGVPTASIDFFIGGQKRNATWNQGGAVDPMLSAVSVFDSRTANVHVENTNDLAYTPLPLRILAGLAQACQDVKAELSAEIHKLQQQTPAVLSKPECKPDTAVGKMIAGLSGKTKPDAIEKLAGLNAQEDARLQTLITDLAGDPARTVRQLQTQETRINAVIEQIGKLTTAASEQNRTALREAHGRLATARAAALAASDDLFAAEPLPDIGSDIWRALWEAARTYSREAAYPEKPFPVTGPDAHCVLCQQPLGEEAVKRLSSFEAFVQDESKRREEEAGVAYDDLLEELSSQSFPMKDLPSFLALIRDDIGHDELAKILRRQIVQLSWRLRAVLRTHASEVLHTLPPDAISAPEELRDVLVGIATRIEGLESEVGSPQRASLIIERDGLADRKWLGVVQADVLAQIERCKSIEALEKASKETTTNKITTQSARIAQALVTNRLRGRFAIEVDKLGVAGLAIELQQAKTSAGVPFFQVRLINKPSEPVGKVLSEGEHRCVALAAFLAELSTIDAQSAIVFDDPVSSLDHLHRDRVAARLAEAGETRQVIVFTHDMAFLLLLEEACRATKDREATPIAYRLISRGADNSGFCHQDPPASVMPLDKVIDGMKAHLTNVKIHHERGDQAKWLREVTSFQDQLRTCWERAVEEVVGPVIRRLSRKVDTTGLIKLTILTDTDCATMREAFGRCSALLHSQPGEINPRLPSAAMIESEISALANWITDIRTRQERAA from the coding sequence ATGGATCAACAGAAGACTGACCTCTCGAACGAGGCTGCGGCGCTTGCAGACATACTGAAATGGTCAGTCGACCTGCCCGGCTGGCAGCGCGACGCCTTGCGTCGGCTGTGCGGCCAGACAAAGCTAGAACCTGCCGATGTCACGGCGCTCGTTGCGGTCTGCAAGGGCGGCACTCCCGCAGCTCCGCTGGATGCCACCCACATCCGTGACCCTGCCGCAAGCCATGCGGTCGTCAACCTCGGATCCTTGCATGGATTGTCGAATGTGAACGCGCTCGCGCCAGGCGAGCGGCTGTCCTTCGGCAAGACCGGCCTCACCGTGATCTATGGTGACAACGGTGCTGGCAAATCAGGATATGCCCGCGTCCTCAAGCAGCTTTGCCGGGCACGCTCACCGAAGGGTGATGCCATCCTTCCAAATATCTATGCCGGTGCAGGCGGCGTACCGACTGCCAGCATCGACTTTTTCATCGGCGGCCAGAAGCGAAACGCGACGTGGAATCAGGGCGGAGCAGTCGATCCTATGCTGTCCGCCGTCAGCGTCTTCGACTCCCGGACCGCCAATGTCCATGTCGAGAACACCAACGATCTCGCCTATACGCCCCTTCCTCTCCGCATTCTCGCCGGTCTCGCGCAGGCGTGCCAGGATGTGAAAGCCGAACTTTCGGCCGAAATCCATAAGCTGCAACAGCAAACGCCCGCCGTCCTCTCAAAACCCGAATGCAAGCCGGATACGGCGGTCGGCAAGATGATCGCCGGCTTGTCCGGAAAGACCAAACCCGACGCAATTGAGAAACTGGCTGGCCTGAACGCGCAGGAAGACGCGCGGCTTCAAACCCTCATTACCGATCTCGCTGGCGATCCAGCCCGGACCGTCCGTCAACTCCAGACTCAGGAAACCCGCATCAATGCAGTGATCGAACAGATCGGCAAGTTGACCACCGCCGCCTCTGAGCAGAACCGGACCGCGCTCCGTGAGGCTCATGGGCGTCTTGCAACTGCGCGAGCGGCGGCATTGGCTGCATCCGACGATCTTTTCGCCGCGGAACCTCTGCCGGACATTGGCTCGGATATCTGGAGAGCCCTCTGGGAAGCTGCTCGAACCTATTCACGCGAAGCGGCCTATCCAGAAAAGCCTTTCCCCGTGACAGGCCCGGATGCCCATTGCGTCCTGTGCCAACAGCCGCTCGGCGAGGAAGCCGTCAAACGACTGAGCAGCTTCGAAGCCTTCGTCCAAGACGAAAGCAAGCGCCGTGAAGAGGAAGCTGGCGTGGCTTATGACGATTTGCTGGAGGAGCTATCGTCGCAAAGTTTCCCCATGAAGGATCTGCCTTCATTCCTCGCGCTGATCCGCGACGATATCGGCCACGACGAGTTGGCTAAGATCCTTCGCCGCCAGATCGTCCAACTGTCCTGGCGGCTACGGGCGGTACTTCGAACCCACGCAAGCGAGGTTTTGCACACATTGCCGCCGGACGCGATCTCTGCGCCAGAGGAATTGCGTGATGTGCTGGTCGGGATTGCGACGCGGATCGAAGGCCTGGAATCGGAGGTAGGCTCTCCCCAACGTGCCTCCCTTATCATCGAGCGAGACGGCCTGGCCGACCGGAAATGGCTCGGCGTCGTGCAAGCCGACGTCCTTGCCCAAATTGAACGCTGCAAATCCATCGAGGCCCTGGAAAAGGCCAGTAAGGAAACGACCACAAACAAGATCACGACGCAGAGCGCCCGTATCGCGCAGGCTCTTGTCACCAATCGCCTGCGTGGCCGCTTCGCGATTGAAGTCGACAAGCTCGGCGTTGCCGGCCTCGCCATCGAGCTTCAACAGGCGAAGACCTCAGCGGGGGTGCCCTTCTTTCAGGTGCGTCTCATCAACAAGCCGAGCGAACCCGTCGGCAAGGTTTTGAGCGAAGGTGAGCATCGATGTGTAGCGCTCGCCGCTTTCCTCGCCGAGCTGTCGACCATCGACGCGCAGTCGGCGATCGTTTTCGACGATCCCGTGTCCTCTCTTGACCACCTGCACCGTGATAGGGTCGCCGCACGCTTGGCCGAAGCGGGCGAAACACGGCAGGTGATTGTGTTCACACACGACATGGCCTTCTTGCTTCTACTTGAGGAGGCCTGCCGGGCAACCAAGGACCGTGAAGCAACGCCGATCGCCTACCGGCTCATCAGTCGTGGCGCCGACAATTCCGGCTTCTGTCATCAAGACCCGCCAGCCAGCGTCATGCCGCTCGATAAAGTGATAGACGGAATGAAGGCACACCTTACGAATGTGAAAATCCACCACGAGCGCGGTGATCAGGCGAAATGGTTGCGGGAGGTGACATCCTTCCAAGACCAGCTTCGCACCTGTTGGGAACGGGCGGTAGAAGAGGTGGTCGGACCGGTGATCCGTCGCCTGTCACGCAAAGTCGATACGACCGGCTTGATCAAGCTTACCATCCTCACCGATACCGATTGCGCCACGATGCGTGAGGCCTTCGGCCGTTGCTCCGCGCTCCTTCATAGTCAGCCCGGCGAAATCAATCCCCGCCTGCCCTCAGCGGCGATGATCGAAAGCGAAATCAGCGCGCTAGCGAACTGGATCACTGACATTCGTACCCGCCAGGAGAGGGCCGCATGA
- a CDS encoding MarR family transcriptional regulator, with the protein MLGKDLDISDSQFLEALERYLEELLHARIVVRAFEGTRSLPSFVGRAYRLYETYILGHHCIIAAKLGDTGTPADIAKHIDIIRNVTDATVVFATMSITAHNRARLIGQGVPFIVPGNQLYIPDLAIDLREHFRAPRRRQVAGLSPAAQTVLFHHILHLDRNLATPSALAERLHYSAMSIGRAFDDLVAARLAETVRHGKERHISFKAEGRRLLEEATPHLRSPVRSMKFVRGSAFSAHLKLAGETALSHLTELASPRIDTFAVAASDWKAISQAADLVETDREEADCIIETWSYDPAALSDTNTVDVLSLYAQFRDHRDERVAMAADRLLEKLPW; encoded by the coding sequence ATGTTAGGAAAAGATCTCGATATAAGTGATTCGCAGTTTCTGGAAGCGCTGGAGCGCTATCTGGAAGAACTGCTTCATGCTCGCATCGTTGTTCGTGCATTCGAGGGTACGCGCAGCTTGCCGTCGTTTGTCGGGCGAGCTTACAGGCTTTATGAAACATATATTCTCGGGCACCACTGCATCATCGCTGCCAAGCTCGGAGATACAGGTACACCGGCAGATATCGCTAAGCACATCGACATCATCCGCAATGTCACCGACGCCACGGTGGTTTTCGCGACCATGAGCATTACCGCGCACAACAGGGCGCGGCTAATCGGTCAAGGTGTCCCCTTCATAGTTCCTGGCAACCAGCTTTACATCCCGGATTTGGCGATCGACCTACGCGAACATTTTCGTGCCCCACGCCGCCGGCAAGTGGCAGGACTATCGCCCGCTGCTCAAACGGTTCTTTTCCATCACATTCTGCATCTCGACAGGAATTTGGCAACGCCGTCCGCCTTAGCCGAACGGCTGCATTATTCGGCAATGTCAATCGGCCGAGCGTTCGATGACCTGGTGGCCGCCCGTCTCGCTGAAACCGTCAGACATGGGAAAGAGAGGCACATTAGCTTCAAGGCGGAAGGGCGACGCCTCCTGGAGGAAGCGACACCACATCTCCGCAGTCCGGTTCGTTCCATGAAATTCGTGCGTGGGAGCGCCTTCAGCGCACACCTGAAGTTGGCAGGGGAAACGGCGCTATCCCACCTCACGGAGCTGGCTAGCCCCCGTATCGACACTTTCGCCGTCGCCGCCAGCGACTGGAAAGCGATTTCGCAGGCGGCTGACCTTGTTGAAACTGACCGCGAAGAAGCCGACTGCATCATCGAGACGTGGTCCTACGATCCAGCCGCCTTGTCCGACACAAACACCGTGGACGTCCTGTCCTTGTACGCACAATTCCGGGATCATCGCGACGAGCGTGTCGCCATGGCTGCGGATCGACTTTTGGAGAAACTACCTTGGTAG
- a CDS encoding PIN domain-containing protein yields the protein MPPVFCHDAVARILAADAPVLFLDTCAVLDLLRSPIRDSIRHHDIDAAHTLLVRAEAQPQQLVLIVNQQTSDEFTEHVDKVEEEAAKELQKLTEKIGGILTRMRAFPTATDIPATIDLTAFGFPGHGRNVADRIMRTGLMVEDSDGEYVKAVRRVQMAAPPATRGKQSVKDCLITETYLRIAAELTASGFRRNKVFITSNKVDYEQNHSSLHPALRQEFSAAALEYAPSWSAARHEIDRA from the coding sequence ATGCCGCCCGTTTTCTGCCACGACGCTGTGGCGCGTATCTTGGCCGCCGACGCGCCGGTGCTGTTTCTCGACACATGCGCCGTCTTGGATCTCCTGCGCTCCCCGATTCGGGACAGCATCCGGCATCACGACATCGACGCGGCGCATACCTTGCTCGTCCGCGCCGAAGCGCAGCCGCAACAACTTGTATTGATCGTCAATCAGCAAACGAGCGATGAATTTACTGAGCATGTAGATAAGGTCGAAGAGGAGGCTGCAAAAGAACTTCAGAAACTCACCGAGAAGATCGGCGGCATTCTCACTCGGATGCGCGCCTTTCCGACAGCGACAGATATTCCGGCGACAATCGATCTTACAGCTTTTGGCTTTCCTGGCCACGGAAGAAATGTTGCCGATAGAATCATGCGCACGGGTCTGATGGTCGAAGACAGCGATGGCGAATATGTGAAGGCTGTCCGCCGTGTCCAAATGGCGGCTCCGCCAGCAACGCGCGGCAAGCAGTCTGTAAAGGATTGCCTCATAACTGAGACTTATCTGCGGATTGCGGCAGAGCTTACGGCTAGCGGTTTTCGTCGCAATAAAGTTTTTATAACTTCGAACAAGGTTGACTATGAGCAGAATCATAGCAGCCTGCACCCGGCATTGCGTCAGGAATTCTCTGCTGCCGCTCTCGAATACGCCCCATCATGGTCGGCGGCGCGGCATGAAATTGACAGGGCATGA
- the trbL gene encoding P-type conjugative transfer protein TrbL — protein MGGTGVIDNFLGVFTSYIDSGFGLLGGEVAFIATTLIVIDVTLAALFWSWGADDDIIARLVKKTLFVGVFAYLIGNWNNLAQIIFDSFAGLGLKGSGTGFSAADLLRPGKVAQTGLDAGRPLLESISDMMGYWSFFENFIQIACLMFAWVLVLLAFFILAVQLFVTLIEFKLTTLAGFVLIPFGLFGKTAFMAERVLGNVVSSGIKVLVLAVIIGIGSTLFSQFTAGFGGVTPTIDDAMAIVLAALSLLGLGIFGPGIASGLVSGGPQLGAGAAVGTGLAAGGMMLAGGAAAGMAAKGGAAALSGGAAAVRGGAAAAGAVSAAYSVGSLGQSGAAGVASGLGGVARAAGSAAASPLKRAASKASESIKSSFSDGARAGFGVSGGSSTAGTVGGAGEAASAAASPAAQAGGSPAWARQMQRKQTLSHGTSMAAHAVRSGDSHGGGSSINLSESDRS, from the coding sequence ATGGGCGGCACCGGCGTCATCGACAATTTCCTGGGAGTCTTCACCAGCTACATCGACAGTGGCTTCGGTCTGCTTGGAGGTGAAGTCGCCTTCATCGCCACCACGCTGATCGTCATCGACGTGACGCTGGCGGCATTATTCTGGTCCTGGGGTGCAGATGACGACATCATCGCCCGGCTGGTCAAGAAAACGCTGTTCGTGGGCGTCTTCGCCTATCTGATCGGCAACTGGAACAATCTCGCGCAGATCATCTTCGACAGCTTTGCGGGTCTGGGCCTCAAGGGGTCGGGCACCGGCTTTTCCGCCGCCGATCTGCTGCGGCCCGGCAAGGTGGCGCAGACCGGCCTTGATGCCGGTCGCCCGCTGCTCGAATCCATCTCCGACATGATGGGCTACTGGTCGTTCTTCGAGAACTTCATCCAGATCGCCTGCCTGATGTTCGCCTGGGTGCTGGTGCTGCTCGCCTTCTTCATTCTCGCCGTGCAGCTCTTCGTCACGCTGATCGAGTTCAAGCTGACCACGCTGGCCGGTTTTGTGCTGATCCCCTTCGGCCTGTTCGGCAAGACCGCCTTCATGGCCGAGCGCGTTCTCGGCAATGTCGTGTCCTCCGGCATCAAGGTGCTGGTTCTGGCCGTCATCATCGGTATCGGCTCGACGCTGTTTTCACAGTTCACGGCAGGCTTCGGCGGCGTGACGCCGACCATCGACGATGCCATGGCAATCGTGCTGGCGGCCCTTTCCCTTCTCGGCCTCGGCATATTCGGTCCCGGCATCGCTTCCGGTCTCGTTTCCGGCGGCCCGCAGCTTGGCGCAGGTGCCGCCGTTGGAACCGGCCTTGCCGCAGGCGGCATGATGCTTGCCGGGGGTGCCGCCGCAGGGATGGCCGCGAAGGGAGGAGCCGCTGCGCTCTCTGGTGGAGCGGCTGCCGTTCGGGGTGGTGCCGCCGCCGCAGGTGCGGTGAGCGCCGCCTACAGTGTCGGTTCACTTGGCCAGTCCGGCGCTGCCGGTGTCGCCTCCGGTCTGGGCGGTGTTGCCCGTGCGGCAGGCTCCGCCGCCGCATCGCCCCTGAAGCGCGCGGCTTCCAAAGCCTCCGAAAGCATCAAGTCCAGCTTTTCTGATGGAGCGCGCGCCGGTTTCGGCGTCAGTGGCGGCTCTTCCACGGCTGGAACAGTCGGAGGTGCGGGCGAGGCAGCAAGCGCGGCGGCGTCACCCGCCGCACAGGCTGGCGGCTCTCCGGCATGGGCAAGGCAGATGCAGCGCAAACAGACACTCAGCCACGGCACGTCGATGGCCGCCCATGCCGTGCGCTCCGGCGACAGCCATGGCGGCGGCTCCTCCATCAATCTTTCTGAAAGTGACCGCTCATGA
- a CDS encoding TrbI/VirB10 family protein, which yields MSDETTTNAPPMRLRAEPPRVTRLSRKMLAGVGAVALLGIGGALIYALQTRDMGGNGEELYSTENRPTADGLAGLPRDYTGPVLGPALPGDLGGPILDAQNRGQPVTPPVMAAPARDPAEERRLAEEEAARLSTVFFQSGQRSATTLGSNMPGLAGLDLGDQPATQDRHTAFLNGPVDRQTVAMDRIMVPVSPYILQAGAVIPAAMITGIRSDLPGQITAQVTENVYDSPTGALLLIPQGTRIIGQYDAGVQFGQRRVLLVWNRLILPNGRSIVLERQPGADASGYAGLEDGVDYHWWDLMKAAGLSTLLGIGTELATDDEDRLIRAIRDGAQDTINQAGQQIVQRQLQVAPTLTVRPGYPVRVIVTRDLVLEPYRN from the coding sequence ATGAGCGACGAGACCACCACCAACGCGCCTCCTATGCGCCTGCGCGCCGAGCCGCCGCGCGTCACCCGCCTGTCACGCAAGATGCTGGCTGGCGTTGGAGCTGTCGCGCTCCTCGGCATTGGCGGCGCACTGATCTATGCGCTCCAGACCCGCGACATGGGTGGAAATGGCGAGGAACTCTATTCCACCGAGAACCGCCCCACAGCCGACGGGCTGGCTGGTCTGCCGCGCGATTATACCGGCCCCGTCCTGGGTCCAGCTTTGCCGGGCGACCTCGGCGGCCCGATCCTCGACGCCCAGAACAGGGGGCAGCCCGTTACGCCGCCGGTTATGGCAGCACCAGCCCGAGACCCCGCCGAGGAACGTCGTCTTGCCGAAGAGGAAGCTGCACGTCTTAGCACCGTGTTCTTCCAGTCGGGGCAGCGATCAGCGACGACACTTGGCTCCAATATGCCGGGCCTTGCGGGTCTTGACCTTGGCGATCAGCCCGCCACGCAGGACCGCCATACGGCATTTCTGAATGGTCCGGTGGATCGCCAGACCGTTGCCATGGATCGGATCATGGTGCCAGTGTCGCCCTATATCCTTCAGGCAGGGGCCGTGATCCCGGCTGCAATGATTACCGGCATCCGTTCGGATCTGCCTGGCCAGATCACCGCGCAGGTCACGGAAAATGTCTATGATAGCCCGACCGGCGCGCTGCTCCTGATCCCGCAGGGAACGCGCATCATCGGCCAGTATGACGCCGGTGTGCAGTTCGGCCAGCGCCGTGTGCTGCTGGTCTGGAACCGCCTGATCCTGCCCAATGGCCGCTCGATCGTGCTGGAGCGCCAGCCCGGCGCGGACGCTTCCGGCTATGCCGGTCTGGAGGATGGCGTCGATTACCACTGGTGGGATCTGATGAAAGCAGCGGGCCTGTCCACGCTGCTCGGCATTGGCACGGAACTGGCGACCGACGACGAAGACCGTCTGATCCGCGCCATCCGCGACGGCGCACAGGACACCATCAATCAGGCCGGGCAGCAAATCGTCCAGCGTCAGTTGCAGGTCGCGCCGACCTTGACCGTCCGACCGGGCTATCCCGTCAGGGTCATCGTCACCCGCGACCTGGTACTCGAACCCTATAGGAACTGA
- a CDS encoding DUF2274 domain-containing protein: protein MTKLKLGPVVEDKPVKVTVELPGTLHRDLIAYAEVLARESGQPAADPVRLIVPMLERFIATDRGFAKARRGRG from the coding sequence ATGACAAAGCTGAAACTCGGCCCAGTCGTTGAAGACAAACCCGTCAAAGTGACGGTTGAACTGCCGGGCACGCTCCACCGTGATCTGATCGCCTATGCAGAGGTGCTGGCCCGCGAAAGTGGCCAGCCCGCTGCTGATCCCGTCCGGCTTATCGTGCCGATGCTGGAGCGTTTCATTGCCACGGACCGTGGCTTCGCGAAGGCTCGAAGGGGCAGAGGATAA
- the trbK-alt gene encoding putative entry exclusion protein TrbK-alt, with translation MDGKMLARLGAIIFVAIAITATVIEMTREDEPAQNRPAPSLQPSADPLRQSLRRCQQLGEAAVNDPGCLATWAENRDRFLGRTPVPAAPHQNGGE, from the coding sequence ATGGACGGCAAGATGCTGGCACGGCTGGGCGCGATCATATTCGTGGCTATCGCCATCACCGCCACGGTGATCGAAATGACCCGCGAGGATGAACCGGCGCAGAACCGTCCGGCTCCATCGCTTCAGCCCTCTGCCGATCCGCTGCGCCAGAGCCTGCGCCGTTGCCAGCAGTTAGGCGAGGCCGCCGTGAACGATCCCGGCTGCCTCGCCACCTGGGCCGAGAACCGTGACCGGTTCCTCGGCCGGACGCCGGTGCCCGCCGCCCCGCATCAGAACGGGGGAGAGTGA
- the trbF gene encoding conjugal transfer protein TrbF encodes MNIFKRPSAHYGKSPEPETPYQKAAQAWDERIGSARVQAKNWRIMAFGSLILSAGFAAALVWQSARGTVVPWVVQVDNLGQSQAVAPAVADYRPTDPQIAFHLGRFIEQTRSIPSDAIIVRQNWLRAYEFTTDRGAATLNDYARANDPFTKVGRQQIAVEVSSVIRASNDSFRVAWTERHYENGQLSTTERWTAILTIVIQTPRDAERLRANPLGIYVNAISWSREMSQ; translated from the coding sequence ATGAACATCTTCAAACGTCCATCTGCCCATTACGGCAAATCGCCCGAACCCGAGACGCCCTATCAGAAAGCTGCCCAGGCATGGGACGAACGTATCGGTTCGGCCCGCGTGCAGGCAAAGAACTGGCGCATCATGGCCTTCGGCTCGCTGATCCTCTCGGCTGGTTTCGCCGCCGCCCTTGTCTGGCAATCGGCGCGCGGGACGGTCGTGCCCTGGGTGGTGCAAGTCGATAATCTCGGCCAGTCGCAGGCCGTTGCGCCCGCCGTGGCTGACTATCGCCCGACCGATCCGCAGATTGCCTTCCATCTTGGCCGCTTCATCGAGCAGACGCGCTCGATCCCGTCTGACGCCATCATCGTGCGGCAGAACTGGCTGCGTGCCTATGAGTTCACCACGGATCGGGGTGCGGCAACTCTCAATGATTATGCCCGTGCCAATGACCCTTTCACCAAGGTCGGCAGGCAGCAAATTGCGGTCGAGGTGTCGTCGGTGATCCGCGCCTCGAATGACAGCTTCCGTGTCGCCTGGACGGAGCGCCATTACGAAAACGGCCAGCTCTCCACCACCGAACGCTGGACGGCGATCCTGACCATCGTGATCCAGACGCCGCGCGATGCTGAACGTCTGCGTGCCAATCCGCTCGGCATCTACGTCAATGCGATTTCATGGTCGCGGGAGATGAGCCAATGA